In a single window of the Leptolyngbyaceae cyanobacterium genome:
- a CDS encoding DUF456 family protein, whose translation MVILYWLLVLLMIVGVIGAIVPGIPGSSLILLGVIVWGAINGFSTVGWALGIAFLVLILSAGIDFLATYWGAKRAGASNWGQIGAIVGLTVGFLIGVLPIALPVGGPVLIVLGPVLGAVIGEYLYRKELERTLRIKQAFKAAIGIVVGSIVGRMIQGVLAVAALVVFLWQTLPQMIWG comes from the coding sequence ATGGTAATTCTGTACTGGCTACTCGTCCTGTTGATGATTGTTGGCGTCATTGGCGCAATCGTCCCCGGTATCCCTGGTTCTAGCTTGATATTACTTGGCGTAATCGTTTGGGGTGCAATTAACGGCTTTAGCACTGTCGGTTGGGCATTGGGAATTGCTTTTTTAGTATTGATCCTCAGCGCAGGCATTGATTTTTTAGCTACCTACTGGGGGGCTAAACGCGCTGGTGCCAGTAATTGGGGTCAAATTGGTGCGATCGTTGGTTTAACGGTAGGGTTTTTAATCGGTGTTTTACCCATTGCTTTACCAGTTGGTGGGCCAGTTTTGATCGTGCTTGGCCCAGTTTTAGGCGCAGTAATTGGAGAATATCTCTACCGAAAAGAATTGGAAAGAACTCTGAGAATTAAGCAAGCGTTCAAAGCTGCGATCGGAATTGTCGTCGGTTCTATTGTAGGGCGAATGATTCAGGGCGTACTGGCAGTAGCAGCACTCGTCGTTTTCCTCTGGCAAACTTTACCTCAAATGATTTGGGGGTAA
- a CDS encoding phosphoenolpyruvate carboxykinase, with product MSRTSFIESSYGLDRQGILHTGILYWNLPTPALYEEAARRREGTISHMGPLVVRTGQYTGRSPNDKFIVREPESEQYIWWGKVNQAFDPQRFEGLYARMLAYLQGRDLFIQDSYAGADSNYRISVRVITETAWHSLFARNLFIQPSDEELKDFIPDFTIINLPNFHAVPEIDGTRSDAFIIVNFARRLILIGGTSYAGEIKKSVFTILNYLLPHKKVLSMHCSANIGADGDTAIFFGLSGTGKTTLSADPSRTLIGDDEHGWSDRGIFNFEGGCYAKVIRLSPVAEPEIYKTTRCFGTVLENVAIEPGDRRLDLDDDSLTENTRAAYPLSHIPNASRTGMGNHPKNVIFLTADAFGVMPPIARLTKEQAMYHFLSGYTAKVAGTERGMGSEPQATFSACFGAPFMALHPSVYAELLGHRIEAHNVKVWLVNTGWTSGPYGVGHRMSIKHTRALLTAALTGALDNVPMIEDPVFGFQVPETCPGVPKDVLKPRLTWHDPAAYDAQAQKLAQMFIDNFKQFTDVVDAKIMHGAPRIAQLVS from the coding sequence ATGTCACGAACAAGTTTTATTGAAAGCAGCTATGGCCTCGATCGCCAAGGTATTTTACATACAGGTATTCTTTACTGGAATCTACCTACACCCGCTCTATATGAAGAAGCCGCCCGCCGCCGGGAAGGGACGATTTCTCACATGGGCCCGTTAGTAGTGCGTACTGGACAGTATACAGGTCGATCGCCTAACGATAAATTTATCGTGCGAGAACCAGAAAGCGAACAGTATATTTGGTGGGGCAAAGTTAACCAAGCTTTCGATCCGCAACGCTTCGAGGGTTTATACGCCAGAATGCTAGCTTACCTACAAGGACGGGATCTATTTATTCAAGATTCCTATGCAGGGGCAGATTCCAACTATCGCATTTCCGTGCGGGTGATTACCGAAACAGCATGGCATAGTCTGTTTGCCCGGAACTTATTCATCCAGCCATCAGATGAAGAACTAAAAGATTTTATCCCAGATTTCACCATTATCAACCTGCCCAACTTTCATGCAGTACCAGAGATAGATGGGACTCGCAGTGATGCCTTTATCATCGTTAACTTCGCCCGTCGGTTGATTTTGATTGGTGGCACCAGCTACGCCGGAGAAATTAAAAAATCCGTTTTCACAATTCTTAATTATCTGCTGCCTCATAAAAAAGTACTCTCAATGCACTGTTCTGCCAACATTGGTGCAGATGGTGACACAGCGATTTTCTTTGGTTTGTCTGGAACTGGCAAAACTACTCTTTCGGCAGATCCTTCTCGTACTCTGATCGGTGACGATGAGCATGGTTGGAGCGATCGAGGAATTTTCAACTTTGAAGGCGGTTGCTACGCTAAGGTGATTCGCCTCTCACCCGTCGCAGAACCGGAAATTTACAAAACTACTCGCTGCTTTGGCACAGTTTTGGAAAATGTGGCGATCGAACCCGGAGACCGCCGCTTAGACTTAGATGATGATAGCCTCACCGAAAATACCCGCGCCGCTTATCCTTTATCCCACATTCCCAACGCCAGCCGCACGGGTATGGGCAACCATCCGAAAAACGTCATCTTCCTAACGGCTGATGCTTTTGGCGTTATGCCACCGATCGCCCGCTTAACAAAAGAGCAAGCGATGTATCATTTCCTCAGCGGTTATACTGCCAAAGTTGCCGGCACGGAACGAGGTATGGGAAGCGAACCGCAAGCCACCTTTAGCGCTTGTTTCGGCGCACCTTTCATGGCATTACATCCCAGCGTTTATGCCGAACTACTGGGACACCGCATCGAAGCTCACAATGTTAAAGTTTGGCTAGTCAATACTGGTTGGACGAGTGGGCCTTACGGAGTCGGCCATCGGATGTCTATCAAGCACACCCGCGCCTTATTAACCGCCGCATTGACAGGTGCTTTGGATAACGTGCCAATGATAGAAGATCCTGTATTCGGTTTCCAAGTGCCAGAAACTTGTCCCGGCGTACCAAAAGATGTCCTCAAACCTCGCTTAACTTGGCACGATCCTGCTGCGTATGATGCCCAAGCACAGAAATTGGCACAAATGTTTATCGACAATTTCAAACAATTCACCGATGTAGTTGATGCGAAAATAATGCACGGCGCACCTCGGATCGCTCAGTTAGTATCGTAG
- a CDS encoding ATP-binding protein, protein MKDVLIIVNNLMKLSSAFAFPALRDVSTPGIGLVSGETGYGKTKAVAWLSNQVNGVFVKALATDTPTTMLNKILTKLGYSTKVNRISVLIESVIEHLELTKRPLFIG, encoded by the coding sequence ATGAAGGACGTTCTGATTATAGTTAATAATTTGATGAAACTAAGTAGCGCTTTTGCATTTCCTGCATTGCGAGATGTTTCTACTCCAGGAATAGGTTTAGTTTCTGGAGAAACTGGTTATGGAAAAACTAAAGCAGTAGCTTGGTTATCCAATCAGGTCAACGGTGTATTTGTCAAAGCATTAGCAACTGATACTCCTACGACTATGCTCAATAAAATTCTTACCAAACTAGGCTACTCTACTAAAGTTAACCGAATATCTGTATTAATAGAGTCGGTTATCGAGCATTTGGAACTAACGAAGCGGCCTTTATTTATAGGCTAA
- the rfbB gene encoding dTDP-glucose 4,6-dehydratase: MTDTLNKDIRESRCLLVTGGAGFIGANFVLYWCDAYPDDRVVVLDALTYAGNRRNLASLEGRQNFRFVQGDICDRALVDKLLQEENIDTIAHFAAESHVDRSILGPGAFVQTNVVGTFTLLDAFRQHWQNLSGKEGVFLHVSTDEVYGSLGPNDPAFTETTPYAPNSPYSASKAGSDHLVRAYHHTYGLPTIITNCSNNYGPYQFPEKLIPLMCINALIGKPLPVYGDGQNVRDWLFVIDHCRALDVVIHRGQPGETYNVGGNNEIKNIDLVKTLCQLMDELAADLPVRPCSDLITFVKDRPGHDRRYAINSTKLKTQLGWSPSVTVEEGLRKTVEWYLNNREWWEPLLSEEYQAYYRQVYAST; encoded by the coding sequence ATGACAGATACTTTGAATAAAGATATACGAGAATCGCGCTGTTTGTTAGTGACGGGCGGTGCTGGTTTTATTGGCGCTAATTTCGTACTTTACTGGTGCGATGCTTATCCAGATGACCGGGTAGTGGTATTGGATGCCCTGACTTATGCGGGAAATCGTCGCAATTTAGCTTCTTTAGAGGGTAGACAAAATTTTCGCTTCGTGCAAGGGGATATTTGCGATCGCGCACTAGTAGATAAACTTTTACAGGAAGAAAATATCGATACGATCGCTCATTTTGCGGCGGAGTCTCATGTCGATCGATCGATTTTAGGCCCTGGTGCTTTCGTCCAAACCAATGTGGTAGGTACGTTTACCCTACTAGATGCCTTTCGACAACATTGGCAGAATTTGAGCGGCAAAGAGGGGGTTTTCCTCCACGTTTCCACCGATGAAGTTTACGGTAGTCTTGGCCCTAACGACCCCGCCTTTACGGAAACCACACCTTATGCGCCTAACAGTCCTTATTCCGCATCAAAAGCTGGTAGCGACCATTTAGTGAGAGCGTATCATCATACTTACGGTTTACCAACAATTATTACTAATTGCTCGAATAATTACGGCCCTTATCAATTCCCTGAAAAGCTTATTCCTTTAATGTGTATTAATGCTTTAATTGGCAAACCATTACCTGTTTACGGTGATGGACAGAACGTGCGGGATTGGCTTTTCGTAATCGATCATTGCCGTGCCTTAGATGTAGTAATTCATCGCGGTCAACCCGGAGAAACTTACAATGTTGGCGGCAACAATGAAATAAAAAATATTGATTTAGTGAAAACTTTATGTCAATTAATGGATGAATTAGCAGCCGATTTGCCAGTACGTCCTTGTAGCGATTTAATTACATTTGTCAAGGATAGGCCGGGACACGATCGAAGATATGCGATCAATTCTACTAAATTGAAAACTCAATTAGGTTGGAGTCCTTCCGTAACAGTAGAAGAAGGTTTAAGAAAAACTGTTGAATGGTATTTGAACAATCGAGAATGGTGGGAACCGTTGTTATCTGAAGAGTATCAAGCTTACTATCGACAAGTTTATGCTTCAACATAA
- a CDS encoding CapA family protein: MTKQNVLTLAQQGDPDAIASLINQVIQKKGMTATAKAKGTCLHIVIVSDRVPEQTSCLRFVHDGMVRLNAKSVDSVRVYGRRSDQKWPSWTEFFELKQPVYAAPNPTLPRLEAPPAQLKRKPLKVKRNFRKKVSFILFGGICWILFATVGFIVRAKIDSQLATKSEQPNAVAQITPENAPKPQPIAQKPQRTGVPEPPKKTSPASATNQKLTPFIAPQKSPTSQIAPIPTQKPAAVSTSQPPATNADIISIKAVGDIVPGTNFPNNRLPSNSKQLFQNVKPYLQGADILFGNFESTLTNYPRTPKNVSRPMVHAFRTPPEYAKLMKETGFDVLSVANNHSLDFAMNGFNDTLKNIEQAGMTPVGKKNQIAYVNVKNSRVAFIGFSHLDLHNSINDLASAKKLVIEAKKNAEIVVISVHAGAEGTGAMRVKNKQEMFYGENRGNKVLFARTLIDHGADLVLGHGPHVPRAMELYKGKLIAYSLGNFVGYRTLSTWGALGQSLILDVKLNSQGDFVSGKIIPVQLDRRGIPSPDKSSRSVNLIRNLTKMDFPNTNLKIDGKGQILKQS; this comes from the coding sequence GTGACTAAGCAAAACGTTTTAACTTTGGCACAACAAGGAGATCCGGATGCGATCGCCTCTTTAATCAATCAAGTGATCCAGAAAAAGGGCATGACAGCCACTGCCAAGGCTAAAGGTACTTGCCTCCATATAGTTATCGTCTCAGATCGAGTACCGGAACAAACCTCCTGCCTCCGCTTCGTCCACGATGGGATGGTACGCTTAAATGCCAAGTCGGTTGACTCCGTTCGCGTTTACGGGCGGCGCAGCGACCAAAAATGGCCTTCCTGGACAGAGTTCTTTGAATTAAAACAACCAGTTTACGCTGCTCCCAATCCAACTTTACCGCGTCTGGAAGCGCCCCCCGCCCAGCTAAAACGCAAACCACTTAAAGTCAAAAGAAACTTTAGAAAAAAAGTCAGTTTCATTTTATTTGGCGGCATTTGTTGGATTTTATTTGCCACAGTAGGTTTTATAGTAAGAGCTAAAATTGACTCTCAACTTGCCACCAAATCCGAGCAACCAAATGCAGTAGCGCAAATCACCCCAGAAAATGCGCCCAAACCTCAACCAATTGCTCAAAAGCCGCAAAGAACGGGAGTACCAGAGCCACCTAAAAAAACATCTCCTGCTTCAGCTACTAATCAAAAACTAACACCATTTATAGCGCCACAAAAATCACCAACGTCTCAAATCGCTCCGATACCAACTCAAAAACCTGCCGCCGTTTCAACTTCACAACCTCCTGCTACGAATGCAGATATTATTTCTATTAAAGCAGTTGGTGATATCGTTCCCGGCACTAATTTCCCCAACAATCGGCTACCCAGCAATAGTAAACAACTATTCCAAAACGTCAAACCTTATTTACAAGGCGCTGATATTTTATTCGGCAATTTTGAAAGTACCCTCACCAATTATCCGAGAACACCAAAGAATGTTAGCCGTCCGATGGTTCATGCCTTTCGCACGCCCCCAGAGTATGCCAAACTCATGAAAGAAACTGGGTTTGATGTTTTGAGCGTAGCTAACAACCATTCCCTCGATTTTGCGATGAATGGCTTTAACGACACTCTGAAAAACATCGAACAGGCGGGAATGACACCTGTTGGCAAAAAAAATCAAATTGCCTATGTGAATGTCAAGAATAGTCGCGTTGCTTTCATCGGTTTCAGCCACTTAGATCTGCACAATTCAATTAACGATCTGGCTTCTGCCAAAAAATTAGTGATCGAAGCCAAGAAAAATGCTGAAATTGTCGTGATTTCAGTTCACGCTGGGGCAGAAGGAACGGGTGCGATGCGAGTAAAAAACAAACAAGAAATGTTCTACGGTGAAAATCGAGGAAACAAAGTTTTGTTTGCTCGGACTTTAATCGATCATGGGGCAGATTTGGTTTTGGGACATGGCCCTCACGTACCCAGAGCAATGGAGTTATATAAAGGAAAATTAATTGCTTATTCTTTAGGTAATTTTGTTGGATATAGGACTTTATCCACTTGGGGAGCGTTGGGGCAATCGCTGATTTTAGATGTAAAACTTAACTCACAAGGGGATTTTGTTTCTGGCAAAATTATTCCGGTTCAATTAGATCGCAGAGGTATTCCTTCCCCAGATAAATCTTCACGCAGCGTCAATTTAATTCGCAATCTTACTAAGATGGATTTTCCCAATACCAATCTAAAAATTGATGGTAAAGGGCAAATTTTGAAACAGTCTTAA
- the rfaE1 gene encoding D-glycero-beta-D-manno-heptose-7-phosphate kinase: MTQDYDFLPVLRSASERLFSLLEKFSQSRVLVVGDLTLDEFLTGQVERISREAPVLIVRHEQTRQVPGGGANAVYNLAKLGAKVKVAGFIGKDEQGQALRRIFERVGIDTSGMSIDPKRPTVTKTRISGHARQSVTQQIVRVDRKSDDLPETDLQLQLAEYIRSQLDTVDAVVCSDYGDGVFTQPTIEAALSHSRTIVDTQKGLQRYKGATVFTPNLPEAEKAVGYAIASEQTLSQAGRDLLKLTKAEQILITRGEEGMSLFDRAGNQSHIPAFNRTEVFDVTGAGDTVVAGLTLALNAGASFWEAAVLGNLAASIVVRKFGTSTTTPEEIKAALETLLEL; this comes from the coding sequence ATGACCCAGGATTATGATTTTTTGCCTGTATTGCGTTCTGCTTCTGAACGATTGTTTTCTTTGTTGGAAAAATTTAGCCAGTCGCGGGTATTAGTAGTAGGTGATTTGACTCTGGATGAGTTTCTAACCGGTCAAGTGGAGCGGATTTCTCGCGAAGCGCCAGTGTTGATCGTTCGTCACGAACAAACTCGACAGGTGCCGGGAGGTGGGGCTAATGCTGTTTATAACTTGGCCAAATTGGGTGCAAAAGTAAAGGTGGCTGGATTTATTGGCAAAGATGAACAGGGACAAGCCCTGCGACGAATTTTTGAGAGGGTAGGAATCGATACTAGTGGAATGTCGATCGATCCGAAACGTCCTACTGTTACGAAAACCCGAATTTCCGGTCATGCTCGTCAGTCTGTGACCCAGCAAATCGTGCGCGTCGATCGCAAATCTGACGATTTACCAGAAACGGATTTGCAACTGCAACTGGCTGAGTATATTCGCAGTCAGTTAGATACTGTAGATGCGGTAGTTTGTTCGGATTATGGGGATGGGGTGTTTACTCAACCGACGATCGAGGCGGCGCTATCGCATTCTCGGACGATCGTAGACACGCAAAAAGGTTTGCAAAGATACAAAGGAGCTACCGTATTTACCCCGAATTTACCGGAGGCGGAAAAGGCGGTGGGATACGCGATCGCATCCGAACAAACTTTAAGTCAAGCTGGACGCGACCTTTTAAAATTAACTAAAGCCGAGCAAATTTTGATTACCCGTGGAGAAGAGGGAATGAGTTTGTTCGATCGTGCCGGCAACCAATCTCACATCCCCGCCTTTAACCGAACAGAGGTATTCGATGTGACAGGGGCAGGGGATACTGTCGTAGCAGGACTAACCCTGGCGTTAAATGCAGGTGCTTCGTTTTGGGAAGCAGCGGTTTTAGGCAATTTGGCAGCCAGCATTGTGGTGCGTAAATTCGGTACATCTACCACAACCCCTGAAGAAATCAAAGCTGCCTTGGAAACTTTATTAGAATTGTAA
- a CDS encoding energy transducer TonB, whose translation MSSLSRIHQFSETTINLPTLLATAISVGLHGLIWVVEPTLSSSKSSSSEQRTVGVVQLTPSEMSRLPEYSLARSYLPNVSVPPPTNILPPLPSLSTYPPGLPLIPPNPNDVPVKQSPSANGVRGRAQVTVPGTPELSSQDRPKPSADSSRNRSTTDDSGKPLQSESSLSPKAQLGSDGLKESIERYLAEQDSRNPKTNTSTGNEDGKKPLQTNNEQPDNIAPASLTEDGKKPTRTNNQRSPVNQNGEKPTRSSDRPSSGRLPLGVTEGMLPETASVSGSTRTESMTTETGNNTLSPENLQAHLPHFYPKPSASGSTPENTTSSGSRSLTENQKNALAFGTLSTWLEDRRKQFSRELMPTPMPDRVFVKSPLKVKLPDVTVASVIILVNPEGKKIGDAELIRSTGDSRLDRTAIDNIQKRSSLPPTGKYEAYLYQIEIDQDGLPAATTRSPKR comes from the coding sequence ATGTCTTCCTTATCTAGAATTCACCAATTTTCAGAAACCACGATTAACCTGCCGACTTTGTTGGCAACTGCGATCTCGGTGGGTCTTCACGGACTGATCTGGGTTGTTGAGCCAACTTTATCTTCTTCAAAATCATCATCTTCAGAGCAAAGGACTGTGGGAGTTGTGCAGTTGACTCCCAGCGAAATGAGCCGTTTGCCGGAATATTCCTTGGCTCGATCCTACTTGCCTAATGTCTCGGTGCCACCACCCACTAATATTTTGCCTCCTTTGCCCTCCTTATCAACTTATCCTCCGGGCTTGCCGCTGATTCCCCCAAATCCAAATGATGTTCCTGTCAAGCAATCCCCTTCTGCTAACGGGGTCAGGGGTCGCGCTCAAGTAACGGTTCCAGGTACTCCAGAATTATCTTCTCAAGATCGGCCAAAACCTTCGGCTGATTCATCAAGGAATCGATCGACTACTGATGATTCTGGAAAACCATTGCAATCCGAGTCAAGTTTGTCTCCCAAGGCTCAATTAGGCAGTGATGGCTTAAAAGAATCGATCGAAAGATACCTAGCCGAACAAGATTCTCGCAATCCCAAAACTAATACCAGCACGGGAAATGAAGATGGAAAGAAGCCTTTACAAACTAATAACGAGCAACCTGATAATATAGCTCCCGCTAGCCTAACTGAAGATGGAAAGAAGCCTACACGAACTAATAATCAACGGTCTCCAGTTAATCAAAATGGGGAAAAACCCACGCGAAGTAGCGATCGACCGTCTAGTGGTAGATTACCGCTTGGGGTAACGGAGGGGATGCTGCCCGAGACGGCTTCTGTTTCAGGTTCGACACGCACGGAAAGTATGACAACTGAAACGGGAAATAATACTCTCAGTCCTGAAAATTTACAAGCTCATCTGCCCCATTTTTATCCGAAACCGTCCGCTTCTGGTTCAACGCCAGAAAATACCACTTCCTCTGGGTCGCGTTCCCTAACGGAAAACCAAAAGAATGCGCTGGCATTTGGTACGCTGAGTACTTGGTTGGAAGACCGCCGCAAGCAGTTTTCACGAGAACTGATGCCTACTCCCATGCCAGATCGGGTTTTTGTGAAGTCTCCCTTGAAAGTCAAGTTGCCCGATGTGACTGTTGCCAGCGTGATTATATTGGTTAACCCGGAAGGCAAAAAGATCGGTGATGCAGAACTGATCCGCAGTACTGGTGATTCTAGACTCGATCGAACAGCGATCGATAATATTCAAAAGCGCTCTTCTCTTCCACCAACTGGTAAGTATGAAGCTTATCTGTATCAAATCGAAATCGACCAAGATGGTTTACCTGCCGCCACAACGAGATCGCCTAAAAGATAA
- a CDS encoding transposase, whose translation MVVTEKLNIKGMTKKPKTGKRKRQKSGLNRSILDVGWGFLAGLLEYKLAEAGGIFLEAPTKTLKPSQRCPECWEVKPKTLAQRLHQCLCGCVEDRDVASAKVCLLWATGLGTSLDKRGSQASTEIPTKHCGGFRQAWEKKRQKTPESEAHGR comes from the coding sequence ATGGTTGTGACGGAAAAACTCAACATCAAGGGGATGACCAAAAAGCCAAAAACTGGAAAACGGAAGCGCCAAAAATCGGGACTAAACCGTTCCATTTTAGATGTAGGTTGGGGCTTCTTGGCAGGGTTGCTGGAGTACAAGTTAGCTGAAGCTGGTGGGATATTCCTAGAAGCTCCGACCAAAACACTCAAGCCTTCTCAGCGATGCCCTGAGTGTTGGGAGGTCAAACCTAAAACACTAGCTCAACGTCTACATCAATGTCTTTGTGGTTGTGTCGAGGATAGAGATGTAGCTTCAGCAAAAGTTTGCCTGTTATGGGCAACCGGGTTAGGAACTAGCCTGGATAAACGTGGATCTCAAGCCTCTACCGAAATCCCCACAAAACACTGTGGAGGATTTCGGCAAGCGTGGGAGAAGAAGCGTCAGAAAACGCCTGAGAGCGAAGCTCACGGGCGGTAG
- the tnpA gene encoding IS200/IS605 family transposase codes for MTADYLCRDLMQTPPVAQLLGLSNGWIESEGATASYHAQYYDHIHLLIDLHPDNNISQLVKSLQSETSKMIQTEFEAQFNAVYYKTALWGRQKFIVSCGGAPLKIIQDYIKNQDSPPH; via the coding sequence ATGACTGCTGACTATCTGTGTCGTGACCTGATGCAAACGCCTCCAGTAGCTCAACTTTTGGGCTTGAGCAATGGATGGATAGAGTCGGAAGGTGCAACGGCGAGTTATCATGCTCAATATTATGACCATATTCACCTACTCATAGACCTCCATCCCGACAACAATATCTCTCAACTGGTCAAAAGTCTCCAGTCAGAAACCAGTAAGATGATACAAACGGAATTTGAGGCTCAATTCAACGCTGTCTACTACAAAACCGCTTTATGGGGAAGGCAAAAGTTTATTGTTTCTTGTGGTGGCGCACCGCTGAAAATCATCCAAGACTACATCAAAAATCAGGATTCCCCACCACATTGA
- a CDS encoding precorrin-2 C(20)-methyltransferase, which translates to MQVGTLYGISVGPGDPELITLKGLNLLKNSPVVAFPLGVRGKSGVAEQIVAQWLSPSQVKLALNFPYVQDEMLLNSAWQLATEQIWQYLEQGKDVAFACEGDVSFYSTFTYLAQTLQKFHPEAIVKTIPGVCSPMAAASVLGLPLTVRDRRLVVLPALYRVEELENILDWADVVVLLKVSSVYEQVWQVLQSRQLLDRSYVVERATAPDMVIHRDLRSSPDLKLPYFSLLIVQVKPWQV; encoded by the coding sequence GTGCAAGTAGGTACTCTCTACGGAATTAGTGTTGGCCCGGGCGATCCGGAATTGATTACCCTGAAAGGACTTAATTTGCTCAAAAACTCGCCTGTCGTGGCTTTTCCTCTGGGAGTCAGAGGCAAATCAGGGGTAGCAGAACAAATTGTTGCCCAATGGCTAAGTCCTTCTCAGGTGAAACTGGCTTTAAATTTTCCTTACGTGCAGGATGAGATGTTGCTTAACTCTGCATGGCAATTAGCAACAGAGCAAATCTGGCAATATCTGGAACAGGGTAAGGATGTTGCTTTTGCGTGTGAAGGTGATGTGAGTTTTTACAGCACTTTTACTTATTTAGCCCAGACATTGCAAAAATTTCATCCAGAAGCGATCGTGAAAACAATACCGGGCGTTTGTTCTCCAATGGCAGCGGCGTCAGTACTGGGATTGCCTTTAACGGTGCGCGATCGGCGATTGGTTGTCTTACCTGCCCTGTATCGAGTAGAAGAATTGGAAAATATTCTAGACTGGGCTGATGTGGTGGTTTTGCTGAAAGTTAGTTCGGTATACGAGCAAGTTTGGCAAGTATTGCAGAGCCGTCAGTTACTCGATCGTAGTTATGTGGTGGAGAGAGCTACTGCACCGGATATGGTAATACATCGAGATTTACGTTCTAGCCCCGATCTGAAATTGCCTTATTTTTCTTTGTTGATCGTGCAAGTCAAACCTTGGCAAGTTTAA
- a CDS encoding lipase: protein MPLPIVILPGFLEGAIAYRPMEQLLQQLGFPAVTVPLKKQDWLPTLGGRSMIPILRQLDRTVKQTLQKYNVSQINLIGHSAGGWISRIYMGEKPYPIHSNREITNLWHAHPYIATLVTLGTPHVSQERWTKRNLDFVEINYPGAFHSHIRYVCVAGKSIFGARRPGSWLAYNSYKLTCGKGDCWGDGITPIEAAHLEGAENLIIEGVRHSPKSPGIWYGSPKVLESWLSYLA, encoded by the coding sequence ATGCCTCTACCCATTGTTATTTTGCCTGGATTTCTCGAAGGTGCGATCGCTTATCGCCCAATGGAACAACTCTTACAACAACTCGGCTTTCCTGCCGTAACCGTACCATTAAAAAAACAGGATTGGTTGCCAACTTTAGGCGGTCGATCGATGATACCGATTTTGCGGCAACTAGACCGCACAGTTAAACAAACTCTGCAAAAATATAACGTTTCCCAGATTAATTTAATCGGTCACTCAGCAGGAGGCTGGATATCGCGTATTTACATGGGAGAAAAGCCTTACCCGATTCACAGTAATCGAGAAATCACAAATTTATGGCACGCTCATCCTTATATTGCTACCCTCGTTACTTTAGGCACTCCCCATGTCAGTCAAGAACGCTGGACAAAACGCAATTTAGATTTTGTCGAAATTAATTATCCCGGTGCATTTCACTCGCATATTCGCTACGTTTGCGTGGCGGGTAAATCGATTTTTGGTGCTAGACGCCCGGGCAGTTGGTTAGCTTACAACAGTTATAAATTAACTTGCGGCAAAGGAGATTGCTGGGGAGACGGGATTACGCCCATTGAAGCCGCTCATTTAGAAGGAGCAGAAAACCTAATTATTGAAGGTGTTCGCCATTCTCCCAAATCTCCTGGAATTTGGTATGGTTCACCAAAAGTTTTGGAGTCTTGGCTTTCCTATTTAGCTTAA